Part of the Nicotiana sylvestris chromosome 2, ASM39365v2, whole genome shotgun sequence genome, actgaatggataagctcattatacccggtatggataatcttacaccgagggtaatatttatccatagctgggtactgaaaagataatcttattatacccgatatggataaacttctactgggggtaatgtttatccataaccgggtaccgaagtgataagcttcttcaagaaaattatttccaatatagtactaaatagataaacatatttacggtggagtcccatatggataagcttcttcaggaaacttatttacaacggagtactaaatgaacatccataatataatatatttataacaagagGCAAATTTTATTAAAGTAAATATTTAACGGAGACCAAAAATATTAACTGTTGGTAAACTTAAAAGGTCAAAACTGCTCAGATTATTTTTAAGATACTAATTTGAACCTACCCCCAACTTAAGGGAccatttttatcattttctccAAATAAAACGCATAATATATTCAGCAATTCCAATTTTGGGGTTCTCTATCATAATATTGCGGCTTTTCTTTCTTCAGATGGGGTTTGTTACGAGAACCTAATTGGAAAACCCCAATTCTGACCGATCTGCGAAAAAGGGTCCTCAAATTTCATCTGTAAGACCAATATCTTATACTTTTTCATTATACTGATAGTTTTAGATCTGAATTAGATTTATTCTGTTtacgatttttgattttttttgaataaaTATGGATGGAAACAAAGATGAAGCTAAAAAATGCTTGAAAATAGCAGAGGATTCGATCCAATCTGGGAATCGAGAACGTGCCTTAAAATTCTTGAATAAAGCCCGTCGTTTAGACCCTTCACTTGAAATTGATCATCTTTTATCCCAAACTGATGCATCCCaatctgaaaaccctagttctaaTGTACCAACACCTGATTTTTCCTCTGAAAATGGGCCCCGCCGTAGGGTTTCGGCTAGTGGCGGGTCATCAGTGGCATATAGTGAGGAGCAAGTGACAATTGTGAAAGAAATTAAGAGGAAAAAGGATTACTATGAGATTCTTGGGTTGGAAAAAAGTAGTTGTAGTGTTGAGGATGTACGTAAGGCGTATAGGAAGTTGTCTTTGAAAGTCCATCCTGATAAGAATAAAGCACCTGGAGCTGAGGATGCGTTTAAGATGGTGTCTAAGGCGTTTCAATGCTTGAGCGACGAGGAGAGTCGGAGTAGGTATGATCTTGTTGGATCTGAGGAGCCTGTTTACGAAAGACGTGCTCATAGGCATGCTGGTGGTGCTAGAATGAATACATTTAATGGGTTCTATGATGACGGTAATGTTGACGCGGAAGAGATTTTCAGGAATTTCTTCTTTGGTGGAATGCGTCCCGCAACGACTACTACCCATTTTAGCTTTGGCCCTAGAGTGGATGTGAGATATCAAGGACCAACTGGGTGGCTGAGGACTTTGATTCAATTGTTACCTGTGATATTGATTTTGTTGTTGAACTTTCTGCCTTCTTCGGACCCGGTTTATTCCTTTTCGAAGTCTTATCCGTATGATCATAGGTTAACTACACAAAGAGGTGTGAATTACTATGTGAAGACTGGGAAATTTGAGCAGGAGTATCCTATTAATAGCCCAAAGCATGTGGCACTTGAAGAAAAGGTTGAGAATGATTATCACTCGATCCTTTCTCACAATTGCAGACTTGAATTGCAGCAGCTTCATTGGGGTTATCGAAGAGAAACTCCAAATTGTGACTCCCTGAAGCAGTTCCAAGCAGCGGCCTGATTGATTGGTGCAAGGTCCAGTTTTCTCCTTGTAATACCTTAAATTTTTGGCTTTCTAGTTGTAACTACTTATATTCATTTTGTTCTCTGTACTGAATTTTGAACTTGCCCATCTTTGTTTATGTGACAATGTTTATGTAGCTACTTTTAGAACAAGTACGCTCACATTTTGTTTTGATTCCATTGACGGTGATGTAAAGTCGAGAATAACTAATGTTTTAGTGGAATATATCTTCTTGTTGTTGGTTGTTTAAAAAAAAGGCATAATATTTAAGTACAGAAGGCTAACTGAGTGGTCACATTATCCACTTGATATTTTTGTTCATGATTCAGTTTCTTACACTGGATATGATTCAACCAGATGTTTTCCAGGTCAATCTTTAGAGTTGTGCCAATTATCTTTTGTCACATTATAGTAACTGAACTATGTGCGAATTTGCTCAAAAAACATGAATGATTGGAAGGTTAGATTTTTCGCATCCGGTTATATGACATGCCAATCAGTCTAATCATCCAATTCTGTGCTCCGCACAGTTGGATGTATATTAATTCCAATTTTGTGACTTGATTTCTTGTATTAAGTTCTGAGATTCTTACCTTCAAAAGAGAGTTGTTTAAATGATGGTTTAAGGGATGCATATGCATCAAACTTTAGGATTAAAGAGAAGAAAAATTGCATCCTTCTTGAGTAGTAATGGATTTAGAATTAAACACTGTGGGTTTTGAGTCGAGAAAGTGAGTTTTGAAATGTATATCTAATTTAtctatacttgtttatttgcacacatatatatataaatattattgGACCGGAAGCATTGGGATCTATGGAACCAATGAACCCATTGTTGAATCGTGCTTGAGTGATTTCTCTGACTACGGTTTCTCCATCTCCTGCAGGTTCATCGTGGTCAGAGTTTTGTTGATATGCTTGACAATGTTAAGGCAAGAAACTCTTATCCTTCTTAGCAATTGTAATGGTACTTTAATATAGTGAGTACCAAATGTGAGCTGTTCGATTCTGGAGTTGGAAGCCTCAATGCACCAAATAGATTACAACAATACATAAATACTCAGGAGTGGAACTATTTGAATGATTCTGAATCATAATTTCTTGTTTTGACTGAATCAATCTTTGCCGGAAAATTTTCATATATAGCTAGGTAAATTTTTTCTTATATGTATAAATACTATTATGTTGAATTCCCTTGGCCTTTTTGTTTGGTTACTTGTTTATATTTTGACTCCTTACTGAAAATCCTGGTTCTGCCACTGCAGTGATCAATTGTCCTTTTTAAATCGTTCTTCTTGCTTATTTTTTATTTGGTGCACTTGAATTCGCCTTTTATGGTTAAGAAATGCGCGACACCTGATTAAGGTCTAAATCATACATGAGATTAAAGCCTCTCACATAACAATTTTTGCACAATAGGGAtgttcatttttgtaaaaaaagaaaatatggaTAGTTGATGTAtttcttttttattatataaTAAGGTAATTTAAGGAAGTTTATCATCCCCTCTTGTGAGAGTTGGATTAATGATTTGAAATTTTAGCACAATTTATTTGATTTACATTGTTCAAAATTAATTATTATACTTATTTAGTGGATTTTTTATACATATAGAGTCCAAGCTAAAATTACTAAATTCGAATGAGTTAAAAGTCTCTTAGTGTCTGCTTGCCAATAGTCACTTTTCTACCATCATAATGCATCAATTTTCTAAAGTACTAGATTTTTGAACTATGTTAAGTATTTCAAGCATTTATATTGCTATAATTCTTATTTCATATATATCACTAATTAATCTTTTAATAGTTACCTTTGTGATTCTCCTGCTCACAATTAAACTTTATGCAAACTTCTCGATCTCTAAACTCTAATGCaaattgaataaataaataaataaataaaagtagaaAGTATCTTCTTTGGATTAaatgtgttggacaaaaatggtAGTTACCTCTTTTGCGTTCTTCATTGAAAAAAGCTTTTGAagattttttgttaaaaaaaaattcaagataaTACTAAAATAAACAcgttaaattgaaaaaaaatgttttacaAAATTTTAAGAACCTtttaccaaacacaccctttaaCTGAAATTTATTATCACAAGAAACATTCACTTTGACATGATCCTATACATCTTTAGTC contains:
- the LOC104247779 gene encoding chaperone protein dnaJ 49, giving the protein MDGNKDEAKKCLKIAEDSIQSGNRERALKFLNKARRLDPSLEIDHLLSQTDASQSENPSSNVPTPDFSSENGPRRRVSASGGSSVAYSEEQVTIVKEIKRKKDYYEILGLEKSSCSVEDVRKAYRKLSLKVHPDKNKAPGAEDAFKMVSKAFQCLSDEESRSRYDLVGSEEPVYERRAHRHAGGARMNTFNGFYDDGNVDAEEIFRNFFFGGMRPATTTTHFSFGPRVDVRYQGPTGWLRTLIQLLPVILILLLNFLPSSDPVYSFSKSYPYDHRLTTQRGVNYYVKTGKFEQEYPINSPKHVALEEKVENDYHSILSHNCRLELQQLHWGYRRETPNCDSLKQFQAAA